From a single Papaver somniferum cultivar HN1 unplaced genomic scaffold, ASM357369v1 unplaced-scaffold_19, whole genome shotgun sequence genomic region:
- the LOC113338920 gene encoding protein DETOXIFICATION 33-like, whose translation MDEDSTSSYSILLLTNENENSQVSFSIKVWEENKIVWYIAGPCILSAIFKFSLAFVTQTWVGHVGTLELAAFGLQNLVISGLTYGIMLGMGSALGTLCGQAYGAGKPKMLGIYLQRAWVILLGTALPLTLISVFATPILLIFGQKEEIAESAGTYSIWMIPQLYMYALNSPMQRFLQAQSKVIPLAWISFLVLVIHVPLSWFCVMRWGLVGAAASLNFSWVLVVILQYAYIVSGSCNDCWNGFSWLAFTELLDFLWLSLASAVMLWLVVFPP comes from the exons ATGGATGAGGATTCAACTTCAAGCTACTCAATTCTTCTGTTAACAAATGAAAATGAGAATTCTCAAGTATCCTTCTCCATAAAAGTTTGGGAAGAAAACAAGATCGTCTGGTACATAGCAGGACCATGCATTTTAAGTGCAATATTTAAATTCTCTCTTGCTTTCGTTACACAAACATGGGTTGGTCATGTTGGTACTCTTGAACTTGCTGCTTTTGGTCTCCAAAACTTGGTCATTTCTGGTCTCACCTATGGAATCATG CTGGGTATGGGAAGTGCATTAGGAACATTATGCGGACAAGCATATGGAGCAGGAAAACCAAAAATGCTAGGGATATACTTACAAAGAGCATGGGTGATTCTGCTAGGAACAGCGTTACCATTGACCCTAATCTCAGTGTTCGCTACACCAATCCTATTGATCTTTGGTCAAAAAGAAGAGATTGCAGAATCAGCTGGTACATATTCTATATGGATGATACCACAATTATACATGTATGCATTGAATTCTCCTATGCAAAGATTTTTACAAGCTCAAAGTAAAGTAATACCATTGGCTTGGATATCATTTCTAGTGTTAGTAATTCACGTTCCATTAAGTTGGTTCTGTGTTATGAGATGGGGTTTAGTAGGAGCAGCCGCTTCTTTGAATTTCTCATGGGTCTTGGTTGTCATTCTTCAATATGCCTATATTGTCTCCGGAAGTTGCAACGATTGTTGGAATGGGTTTTCATGGTTGGCTTTCACTGAATTGCTTGATTTTCTATGGTTATCTCTGGCTTCAGCTGTCATGCTATGGTTAGTAGTATTCCCTCCCTAA